The Mauremys mutica isolate MM-2020 ecotype Southern chromosome 1, ASM2049712v1, whole genome shotgun sequence genome has a segment encoding these proteins:
- the LOC123350859 gene encoding olfactory receptor 52R1-like, whose protein sequence is MSDYNTTDFKNPSIFILLGIPGLEAAHVWFSIPFCTMYTIAILGNITILFIVKMEQNLHVPMYYFLCMLAVTDLVLSTSILPKTLSIFWFSYREIDFSACFIQMYFIHCFSVIESGIFVAMAFDRYVAICDPLRHSTILTNPVVAKIGLAVMLRGIVLILPYPFLGKRWPYCRTNIIPHSYCEHIAVVKLACADISVSSYYGLFVAFLVRGLDMIFIAVSYTQILRAIFSLPTRDARLKTFGTCSSHICVILAFYIPGLFSFLTHRFGHNVPLHFHILMANVYLVVPPVLNPIIYGVRTKPIRNRLLWLFTHKGT, encoded by the coding sequence atgtcagattacaacaccactgacttcaagaaCCCCTCCATCTTCAttctgctgggcattcctggcctggaagcTGCCCATGTCTggttctccatccccttctgcaccatgtacactatagccatcttggggaacatCACCATTCTGTTTATTGTGAAGATGGAGCAAAACCTCCAtgtgcccatgtactatttcctatGCATGCTAGCAGTCACGGACCTGGTCCTATCCACGTCCATTCTGCCCAAAacactgagcatcttctggttcagtTACAGGGAGATTGATTTCAGTGCTTGCTTCatccagatgtacttcattcactgcttctcagtGATAGAGTCTGGGATCTTCGTGGCCATGGCTTtcgatcgctacgtggccatctgcgatcctctgagacattccaccatcctgacaaatcCTGTGGTGGCCAAGATCGGTCTGGCTGTGATGCTGCGTGGAATCGTGCTCATACTGCCCTATCCCTTCCTGGGCAAacggtggccatattgcagaaccaacatcatcccccactcgTACTGTGAGCACATagccgtggtgaagctggcctgcgccgaCATCAGCGTCAGTAGTTACTACGGCCTCTTTGTGGCATTCTTGGTGAGGGGTCTGGATATGATTTTTATCGCTGTGTCCTACACCCAGATCCTCAGAGCCattttcagcctccccacaagGGACGCCCGGCTcaaaacttttgggacctgcagctcccacatctGTGTTatcttagccttttacatcccaggtctcttctccttcctcacgcaccggtttggccacaatgtgcccctgcatttccacATTCTCATGGCCAACGTGTACCTTGTTGTGCCCCCCGTGCtgaaccccatcatctacggggTGAGAACCAAACCAATCCGGAACAGGCTGCTCtggctctttactcataaaggaACCTAA